One window from the genome of Paenibacillus sp. encodes:
- a CDS encoding quinone-dependent dihydroorotate dehydrogenase, with the protein MMYSMLKSILFRMDPERAHHLTIDALSAAQRVPGALAALRAMYGVPEHAELATTLWGLRFPHPIGLSAGLDKNGAAAEAFAAVGFGFVEVGTVTPKAQPGNELPRLFRLKEHEALINRMGFNNAGAEAMADSLSRCRLPVPLFINIGKNKTTPNEIAAEDYVSNLNTLYDYGQAFVVNVSSPNTPGLRNLQQGDEMRALLGEVTAARDALAAKAGGVNKPVLVKIAPDLTDEQLADTVAAVALSGVDGIVATNTTLSRDGIRHPHAGEAGGLSGKPLKQRSTEVIRDVYRATGGELPIIGTGGIFTAHDAYEKIRAGASLVQVYTALIYEGPGLVRRLAEGVRSRALADGFRSVAEAVGKS; encoded by the coding sequence ATGATGTATTCAATGCTCAAATCCATATTATTCCGCATGGACCCCGAACGGGCGCATCACCTTACGATCGACGCGCTGTCCGCCGCCCAGCGGGTGCCGGGCGCGCTTGCCGCGCTGCGGGCGATGTACGGCGTGCCGGAGCACGCCGAGCTTGCAACGACGCTGTGGGGACTGCGGTTCCCGCATCCGATCGGGCTGTCGGCGGGGCTCGACAAGAACGGCGCGGCGGCGGAAGCGTTCGCGGCCGTCGGCTTCGGCTTCGTAGAGGTCGGCACCGTCACGCCGAAGGCGCAGCCGGGCAACGAACTGCCGCGACTGTTCCGGCTGAAGGAACACGAGGCGCTCATCAACCGGATGGGCTTCAACAACGCGGGCGCGGAAGCGATGGCGGACAGTTTGTCGCGATGTCGTCTGCCGGTGCCGCTGTTTATCAATATCGGCAAGAACAAAACGACGCCGAACGAAATCGCGGCGGAAGACTACGTCAGCAACTTGAACACGCTGTACGACTATGGACAAGCGTTCGTCGTCAACGTCAGCTCGCCGAATACGCCGGGGCTGCGCAACCTCCAGCAAGGGGACGAGATGCGCGCGCTGCTCGGCGAGGTAACCGCGGCTCGCGACGCGCTGGCGGCGAAGGCCGGCGGCGTTAACAAGCCGGTGCTCGTGAAAATCGCGCCCGACCTGACGGACGAGCAGCTCGCCGACACGGTCGCGGCGGTCGCGCTCTCCGGCGTGGACGGAATCGTCGCGACGAATACGACGCTGTCGCGGGACGGCATCCGCCACCCGCATGCCGGGGAAGCGGGCGGCCTTAGCGGGAAGCCGCTCAAACAGCGGTCGACCGAGGTCATTCGGGACGTATACCGGGCCACCGGCGGCGAACTGCCGATCATCGGCACGGGCGGCATTTTTACGGCGCACGACGCATATGAAAAGATACGGGCCGGCGCCTCCCTCGTACAGGTGTACACGGCGCTCATATACGAAGGGCCCGGTTTGGTGCGCCGATTGGCCGAGGGCGTGCGCAGCCGCGCGCTGGCGGACGGGTTCCGCAGCGTCGCCGAAGCGGTAGGCAAATCATAG
- a CDS encoding GTP pyrophosphokinase family protein, translating into MDGRDWGKFLVPYEQAVEELKVKLKSMRVEMKKREEYSPIEFVTGRVKRVSSILEKAKRLNVPMEKLEEGIEDIAGIRIMCQFVADIEQMADLIRARKDMKVLYEKDYIRNNKPSGYRSYHIIVEYPVQTALGMKVILAEIQLRTLAMNFWATIEHSLSYKFQGNLPEHIRDRLSKAAEAAFRLDEEMSQIRSEIVEAQKLFENQSALISQVLNDIQQLYFYNRAKEAQQFQNRFSELWGGKDDPWSLRELSEQIQAALLLARKEHMS; encoded by the coding sequence ATGGACGGAAGAGACTGGGGGAAATTCCTCGTTCCATACGAGCAAGCGGTGGAAGAGCTGAAAGTGAAACTGAAGTCGATGCGCGTGGAAATGAAGAAACGGGAGGAATATTCGCCGATCGAATTTGTGACCGGCCGGGTGAAACGGGTGTCCAGCATTCTCGAAAAAGCGAAGCGGCTGAACGTCCCGATGGAGAAGCTCGAGGAAGGCATCGAAGACATCGCGGGCATCCGGATCATGTGCCAATTCGTCGCGGATATCGAGCAGATGGCGGATCTCATCCGCGCGCGCAAAGATATGAAGGTGCTGTACGAGAAAGACTACATACGCAACAATAAACCGAGCGGATACCGAAGCTACCACATCATCGTGGAGTACCCGGTGCAGACGGCGCTCGGCATGAAGGTGATCCTGGCGGAAATTCAGCTTCGGACGCTCGCGATGAATTTCTGGGCGACGATCGAGCATTCGCTGAGCTACAAGTTCCAAGGCAACTTGCCGGAGCATATCCGGGATCGGCTGTCGAAGGCGGCGGAAGCCGCATTCCGGCTCGACGAGGAGATGTCGCAAATCCGATCCGAAATCGTCGAAGCGCAAAAATTGTTCGAAAATCAGTCCGCGCTGATCAGCCAAGTGCTGAACGACATTCAACAGCTGTACTTCTATAACCGCGCGAAGGAAGCGCAGCAATTCCAAAACCGGTTCAGCGAGCTGTGGGGCGGGAAGGACGACCCGTGGAGCCTTCGGGAGCTGTCCGAACAAATCCAAGCGGCGCTGCTGCTCGCCCGGAAGGAACATATGTCGTGA